In Natronococcus sp. AD-5, the genomic window CGATCCCCGCGACGTCGTCGCCGGCGTCGGCGAGGAACGTTTTCTTGTGGTCATCGTCCTCGTCCTCGAGCCAGTCGTGGTAGATCTCCGGGATGTAGTCGCCGCCGCGGTCCTCCCAGAGCGTCTCGGTGAAGGCCTTCACGCCCTCGTAATCGTCGTGCGTCGCTCGACGGATCTCGATGCCCACCGACATCGCGATCACTCCCAGGGGGTCGACCGCTCCTGGAGTTCGCCGGTCAGCGACGTCTCCATCGCCTCCGGGACGTGCTCGGCGTTTTCGAGCGCCCACATCAGCTTGACCTTCGCCGTCCCCGGCAGGGTGTCGCCGGCCTCGACGACGCCCGCCTCGAGCAGGTCGCGACCCGTGTCGTAGACTCGATCGCAGACCCGACCCTCGAGACACTGGCTGGTCATGACGACCGTCGTCCCGTCATCGATTAGGTCTTCGATCCGCGGGATGAGGTCGGTGTGGACGTGTCCGAGTCCGGTGCCCTCGAGGACGAGCCCCTCGCTCCCCTCGGCGACGTCGAGGAAGGCGGGGTTCATCCCGGGCGTGAACTTCAGCAGTTCGACGTCCTCCTCGAGGCCGGCCTCGAGGGCGAGGTCGGTTTCGCCCCGCCGCTGGTAGTCGCGTCGGAATTCGACGTTCTCGGTCTCGTAGTCGACCTCGCCGAGCGGTTCGGCGCCGATCGTCTCGAAGGCGTCGCGCCGGGAGGTGTGGTTCTTGCGGACGCGAGTGCCCCGGTGGAGCGCGCAGGCGTCGTCGCTCTCGGAGGCGTGCATACAGACCAGCACCTCCGCGCAGTCGCTCTTGGCGGCCTCGACGGCGCAGACGGCGTTCATCACGTTGTCCGACGACGGCCGGTCGGCCGAGCGCTGGCTGCCCGTAAAGACGATCGGAACGGGCGTCTCGAGCATGAACGCGAGCGCAGACGCGGAGTACTGCATCGTGTCGGTGCCGTGCATGACGACGACGCCGTCGGCGCCGTTTTCGATCTCGTCGCGGACGGCCTCGGCGAGGTCCCGCCAGATCGGCGGTTCCATGTTCTCGGAGAGAATGTTGGCGACGACCCGCCCGCGGTAGTTCGCGCGGCCGGCGAGGTCCGGAACCGCGCGGAGGACGTCCTCGGCGTCAAACTGGGCCGTGACGGCGCCGGTACGGTAGTCGACCGTCGAGGCGATAGTGCCGCCGGTCGAGATCAGCGAAATCGTCGGCAGGTCCTCGTCGAACTCGACCTCGGAGTCGCCGTCGTCGTCGGTTCCCGACCCGTCGATCTCGTAGACGTCCTCGGCGAGGACCTCGACGTCGGCGGCGTCGCGGTCGATACCGACGTTGTAGCCGCCCTCGAGTTTCACCACGAGCTGGTCGTCCGTGCTGGAGGGGAGCAACACACCCTCGTAGGTGCGGTCCGCGCGATCGACGCGAACGCGGTCGCCTGGATTCATACCCCTTCGTTGCGCGGCGGCGGACTTGAAGGCACGCTTTCGCCCCGAGCCCGCGGGCTACGTGAGCAGCCCGACGGCGACGAGCCCGAGCCCCGTCAACAGGAGCACGCCGGCGATGACCGCCGTCAAGAGCCGGACGGTACTCAACGCGTCGCGGGTGAGATCGAGCCGCGGGTACAGGTGTCGACCGACGTAAAGCAGCCCTCCCCCGAGAGCGATCGCCATCACCCCGAAGATGATCAACTCGGTGCTCACTGCGTACCGATACGACGGCGGGCGTAAAAAGAGCGACCGTCGGTGGAGGAAACACACTTGGTCTCGGCGCACCTGTCGAAACGTATGGGAAACCGTTCGGACGAGGTCACCGAAACGAGCGAGCGGTCCCCGAACTCGACCGACGACCTGCTTTCGGAGACGGAGCAGCTGCTTTCGGGATCCGATCCCCGAACCGGTGAGCCGTCCGCCCGATCGGCGACGGAGCGCGAGCCGGAATCGACCGACCCGGAGTCGTCGACCTCGAGGTCGTCTCGCCTCCCGTCGCTTTCGTCGGTTCTCTCGCTGCCGTCCATCCCCTCGCCGTACCGATACTTCTCGCCGAAGGCGTTTCTCGCGCTCGTGCTCGTCGTCGGTGCCGGGCTGCTCGCCGGCGGGATGGCGATCCCGTTCGCCGGCCGCATCGGCGGAATGTTCGCCGTCGCGTTCGCCGCCGGCCTGCTCGCGTCGAAACGGCGGTACCTCGAGATGACCGCGGCCGGCGCCTCGGTCGGCGGAATCGCCGCGCTGGCCAATTACGCGGTTCTGGCGGTCGCCGGCCCCTGGCAGGCCGTCACCGCCGTCGGCGTCAGCGCCGGTCTGATCGCCTGCGTCGGCGGCTACTACTTCGGTCGCGACCTCCGGGACGGACTGGTCCGCGATATCGAGTGATACGGCCTCACGTGCCGATTTACGGGGTTTCGACGGCTTCCGCCCGGCAGTACGGGGCTACGGCTCGTTCGAAACCAGCTCCCAGCCGCGCTCGGTCCGCCGGACCATCCCTTCGTCGGCCAGCAACTCGAGTAGCTCGGCGACGACCTCGCGAGGTGCCTCGACGTCGCTGCTGAGTTCGGCGACCGACTTCGGCTCCGTCCGAACGCTCGCGAGCACGTCGGCGTAGATCCGGCTCTCGGGGCCGGCGCCGACGGTCTCGGAAATCCGGTCGAGGACGTCGCAGACGTGTCGCTGGACCCACCGCTGGGCGAGCGACAGCTCGTTTTCGAGCTGTTCTAGCTTCTCGAGCGTGGCGAGTAACTCGTCGAGTTCGTCGGTGTCGTCCCAGGAAACGTCGAGTTCGAGGTAGCGACAGGTGGTGATGTCGAAGCTGCTGTTGGCCGGATAGGCGCTCTTGCTCGCGTAGCCGTACGGCGAGAGGCTCACCTCGAGTCGGAGGTTCCGAGCGATGTGAAAGTACTTCCGCCGCTGGTCGTCGACCCGGCTCTCGATCAGTCCCGCCTCCTCGAGTTTGCGGAGGTGTTCGATGACCGCCTTGGGGCTCACGCCGAGGTACTCCGAGATCTCGGTTACGTAGCAGGGCTTGCGCGCGAGCAGCCGAAGGATTCGTCTCCGGTTTTCGTTCCCGAGAAGATCCAACAGGGCGGCGGAGTCCATCGTGTGATCGTTGGAAGCCGTCGCTGAAAAGCGTGTCTTCTCACTGGAGCAAAACGCAGCGACCCGGCCCGGATCCTCGGTCGAATGGTTCGTTACTCGTCGTCATCGTCCGCGTCGCCATCGTCGGGGCCGTCCTCGGCGGACCCCGACTCGTCACCCTCGCGGGTCGGCATTTCGGTGCCTCCGCCGGACGTGTTGTTCCCCTCGTTCACCGATTCGTTTCCGCCATCGTCCTCGTCGGATGCGGTGCGTTCGCTATCGTTTTCGGGTTCTCCAGGGGCGGTTCGTTCGCTGTCTTCCCCGTCGTCGTCTTCCCCGTCGTCGCTTCCGGATAGTTGATCGCTAAACGGCCCGTCGTCGAGGTATTTGTCGAATCCGACCAGCTTCTTCGCGATGTCCGCGATCTGGTCGCCGCTGAGTTCGGCGGCGCTCTCCCGGATGGACTCGAGTCGGTCGAGGCCGACGTTGGTATCGACCGCGAACGGCCTGGTTCGGTCGATCGACCGCTCGAGCGCGGTGATCTCGACGGTCAGACGGGTCATTCGCGCCTGGTACTGCGGCTCCGAGAGTTCGTCTTCCCGCTCGCGAAGTTCGTCGCGTTCGTTTTCGAGCGACTCGAGCTTTGCCGCCAGTCCGTCGGCCCGGTCGTCGACGAGGGCTTTCTGGGTTTCGTTATCGGCGTTCTCGTACTCCGCTTCGAACATCTCGTATTCGATGGTGTTCGACGTGTCCGCCGTGCTCGATTGCATGAACGTGGAGACGCTCTGTCCCGGCTCCATTTCGTCCTCTTCGTCCGACTGTCCGGTAGTGCCGTCGACGCCCATCGCGCTCGTGAAGGTGCCACTCGCGACGGGCGCCACCGTCAGACCGACGAGAGCGACAACCACGAGGAGCACGACCGGCCGAGTAGCTGTCATTACCGCCTTCAACCGACGAATATCCTAAAAAGTCAGACCTTCGTTCGGATCGTTCAATCGATCCCCCTCGTGGCCTGAGAATCGTCCGGAGTGTTTAAGCTGCCCTCAAATTCCGCTATGGGGTACTTGTAGGCACCGACGTCGGTTCCACTCGGGGATCGATCTCGTCCGATAACTCCGACTGTTTCGCGCCGTTTAAACCGTTCATCAGCACCTTCAGCGACTGACTACCGCTCTTCTGGCCCGGGTTTCGAGACCGTCCTCGAGGCCGCGCTGAACTGTTGTGCTCGTGCGATGGTCGGTTCGGGAGCGATCGTCGATCGAAACGATCGTGAAACGACGGCACTGATAGCACGTCGGTTTAAACCTCTCGCCGAACAGTTATGTTGCTCCGAGACGTGGTATAGATTGTCATGTTCGAGGTGTTTTCGCGGAGCTACTACCTCGGCCGACTCTACGTGACCCCGACCGACGGGGATCGCGCACTCATGCACGACGAGCAACACGAGCGCATCAACGAGGAGGTGTACACGACCGGCGAGGGCATAGAGCGACTCGACGCCCCGCTGGTGATGAAACTCGAATCCCAGCACTTCCCGGTTCACGGCGACGAGACCGTCCCGACGAACACGCTCGCCCTCCCGCAGTCGATGCTCGAGAACACGGACGTTCGGAACCCGCCCTCTCTTCGCGAGGTGTTGCTCGCGCGCCGGGAGCGCGCCGAACAGTTACTCGCGTTCGCCGGCGGCTGGGAGGTTCCCGGCCCCGATCTCGACGGCCATCCCGGCGCCGGAACCTAGAAGTAGTCCCGCTTCCCGTGTTCGGTCAGATGCTCGACGAGTTGCTCGGCCGCGCCTCCCTGAAGGAGCGCATCGACGACCTCGAGGAGGAAAACGAGCGGCTGCGAGCGCGCTACGAGGCCGAATCCGAGCGCCGGGCCGACGCGGTCACGGCCAGACAGGACGCCGAAGAGACGCAGAATCGGCTCGAAGACCGCATCGCCCAGCTCGAGGGCGAACTCGAGCGCCGCGACGGCGACGAGAGCGGTCCCAGCGTTCGCCGCCGCGCGAAGCTGCGCGGTGCGCGCCTCGCCGAGGTCCTCGACCGGTTGCAGTCGATTCGAACCGGCCCGGAGGGCGCGCTAACCGCCTGTCTCGACGACGAGGTTCCCGAGACGGTCCGAGACGACCTCGAAGACGTGCTGGGCGACCGATTCGCCCTGCTCGACGACGTCGCACCCTGCGTCTGCTGCGCGGACGACGCCGGGCTCGTCTCGGTCGCGCTCGAGTCGCCCGTTCGGCCCGCGCTCGAGCCGACCTGGGACGATCGGTTCGGGCTCGAGCGCGAGTGGTTCCTGCCGACCGGCCGGTACGCGCTCGCGCTCGTCCGCGCCGATCTGTTCGCCCTCGGGACCTACGAGGACGACGAGCGCGTCTCCTACCGCGGCTTCGAGAGCGACGTGAAGGGGAACCACTCGAAAGGCGGCTTCTCGCAGGCCCGCTTCGAGCGCATCCGCGACGACCAGATCGACGACCACCTCGAGCGCTGTCGCGAGGCCCTCGACGAACGCGACGCCGACCGCCTCTACGTGGTCGGTCAGCGCGGCGTCATCGACGCGCTCGTCGAGGACGGATCCCTCGAGCCCGAGGCGACCGCCGCCGTCGACGCGACCGGGGACCCGAAACCGGCGCTCGAGGACGCTCACCGCTCGTTCTGGACGACGACGCTGACGGTGATCTGAACCGCGGCCGCGTCATCGGCCGCCCGGTCGAGCCGTATCAGGGGATTCATTAGCGAGCCATTCGTGATTCAGATAATGAGTATCCCGTCGTTCGTCATCGGCATCGCCGGCGGCACGGGAGCCGGAAAGACGACGGTCTCGCGCACCGTCGCCGAGACGGTCGGCGAGGCCGTCACGCGGATCCCGCTCGACAACTACTACGAGGACCTCTCTCACCTCGACTACGAGGAACGGGCCGAGGCCAACTACGACCACCCCTCGGCCTTCGAGTGGGAACTGCTCCGCGAGCAACTCGACGCGCTCCTCATGGGCCAACCGATCGAGATGCCCCGGTACGACTTCGAGATCCACAACCGGAAGGACGAGCGCGTCACGGTCGAGCCGACGGACGTGATCGTCCTCGAGGGGATCTTCTCGCTGTTCGACGAGCAGATCCTCGAGATGCTCGACCTCAAGGTGTACGTGATGACCGACGCCGACGTGCGCATTCTTCGGCGGATCGAGCGCGACGTCGTCGACCGCGGTCGCGACCTCGAGGGGGTCATCGACCAGTACCTCGAGACGGTCAAACCGATGCACGAGCAGTTCGTCGCGCCGACGAAGAAGAACGCGGACGTGATCATCCCCGAGGGTGCAAACCGGATGGCGGTCGATCTGCTGGTCGAGAAGGTCGAGGCGGAGCTCGTTCCCGGAGACGCGGATGGCGACGCCGAGCGCGCGTTTCCGCTCGACGTCGGCGAGGACCGACCGACGCGCGTCGAACTCGAGTCCGCGAACCGATCCGACGACTGACGGTCGACCGCCGGTTCCGACGGTCGTCCGATTGCTGCTGTCACCGGCCTGTAACTCCGTCGCCGAGATGTCTAGCGTTAAGTAGCCGCTCGCCCGATGGCCCGGTATGCAGATCGCGATTCTCGCCCACGAGAAGTTTCCGGGCCGGGCCAAGACGGCCCTGGGAGTGCTGCGGTACGGCGACTACGACGTCGAAGCGGTCCTCGACCGCGACAGCGCCGGCAGCCGGGTCTCCGAGTTCGTCCCCGACGTCCAGGACGCGCCGATCGTCGACGGCATGGCCGACGTCGAGGCCGACGTCGACGCCCTGCTGATCGGGATCGCACCTATCGGCGGCGGCTTCGACGAGAGCTGGCGCGACGACGTGCGAACGGCCCTCGAGAACGGCTGCGACGTCATCTCGGGACTCCACTACTTCCTGGCCGAGGACGAGGAGTTCGCCGAGTTGGCCGCCGAGAACGACTGCGAACTCTGGGACGTTCGCAAGCCGCCCGAGGATCTGACGGTGAGCCAGGGCATCGCCGGCGAGGTCGACGCCGAGATCGTACTCACCGTCGGCACCGACTGCTCGGTCGGCAAGATGACCGTCTCGATGGAACTGGCCCGCGCCGCTCAGGAGGCCGGCTACGACGCCGCCGTCGTTCCGACGGGACAGACCGGCATCATGATCGAGGGCTGGGGCAATCCGATCGACCGCGTCGTCTCCGACTTCACCGCGGGCGCGGTCGAGGAGATGATCGTAGAGAAGGGCGACGAGCACGACTACCTCTTCGTCGAGGGCCAGGGCAGCATCGTTCACCCGGCCTACTCGGCGGTCACCTGCGGCATCCTCCACGGATCGATGGCCGACCAGCTGATCCTCTGTCACGAAGCGGGCAAGAAGGCGATCCACGAGTACGAATCGTTCGAACTGCCGTCGATCCAGCACTACGTCGACCTCTACGAGGACCTCGCCGAGCCGGTCTCGGACGCCACCGTCACCGCCGGGGCGCTCAACACGTCCGGCCTCGAGGACGACGAGGAGGCGCGTCGGGCGGTCGAGGAGTACGCCGACTCGCTCGACGCGCCGGCGGCGGACGTCATCCGCTTCGGAACCGACGAACTGCTGGAGGAACTGCTCGAATGACGCTCGAAACCGAGTTCGAACGGCGAACGCTCCCGCTCGAGTTCCCGTTCGGGATCTCCCGGGGGACGTCGACCGAGGCCGAGGTCGTCTTCGTCACGATCGAGGACGCCGAGGGCGCCGTCGGCGTCGGCGGCGCCGGGCCGTCCGCCCACTACGGCGAGACGCCCGAAACCGTCGCGGCCGTCCTCCCCGACCTGCTCGCGGTCGTCGAGGAGGTCGGCGACCCGTTCCAGCTCGAGCGGATCGAACGCCGGATGCGCGAGACGGTTCGACGGAACCCGGCGGCCCGCTGCGCCGTCAGCATCGCCGTCCACGACCTCGTCGCGAAGCGACTCGACGAGCCGCTGTACCGCTACTGGGGGCTCGACCCCGCCGAGACGATCGAGACCTCGTACACCATCGGCCTCGACGACGTCGAGACGATGCGCGAGAAGACCGAAACCGCGCTGGAGCGCGGGTACGGCACGCTGAAGGTCAAGCTCGGCACGGATCGCGACGTCGAGATCGTCCGGACGATCCGGTCGGTCGCGCCCGACGTCCGCTTGTTCGTCGACGCGAACGAGGCCTGGACGCCCCGCGAGGCCGTCGAGAAAATCGACCGCCTCGCCGAGTTCGACCTCGAATTCGTCGAACAGCCCGTCTCCGCGGAGGATCCGGAGGGGCTGCGGTTCGTCTACGAGCGCTCGCCGCTGCCGATCGCCGCCGACGAGTCCTGCATCACGCTCGAGGATATTCCGCGGATCGCCGACCGGTGCGACATCGCGAACCTGAAGCTGATGAAGTGCGGCGGCCTCCGGGAGGCAAAACGGATGATTCACGCGGCTCGCGCCCACGGCCTCGAGGTGATGTGCGGCTGCATGAACGAGTCCAACGCCTCGATCGCGGCGGCCTGTCACCTCGCGCCGCTGATCGACTACGCCGATCTCGACGGCTCCTTGCTGCTCGACGAGGACCCCTACGCCGGCGTGCCGATGCCGGACGGCGAGATCGATCTCGCGGGGCTCGAGCGGACGGGCACCGGCGCGGCGCTCGAGTAACTCGAGCCGCGCGCTTCGATCCGACGGTGCGCGAGAACGCCCGGCCGGCCGGTGTCCCGAGGCGACGGTTCGACCGAGCACGGACCACTGCGAGGGGGCGAGTATGGAGGGTTGCGCGGACGATCACCCCGTCACGGGCGCGCTCCGGGAGGACGTTCGGGAGACGCTCGAGAGTCGGTACCCTGACGCAGGCACGCTGGTCGAGGCGGGGTTCGAGCCGTACTTCGACACCCTCACCGGGTCTCGAGTGCGCCTACGACCCGCGCCGTCGCCTCCGCGGCCGACGCCTCGTCCGTGTCGATCTCGAGGTCGGCGTCGGGTTCGTCGAACTCCCGGTAGACGACGTGGACGCCCTGCTCGTCGATCGACTCCTCGCGGCTCCGGTTTCGCTCGAGACATGTCTCGAGGCTCGCGGTCACGAGGACGAGCCGGACGTCGCCGAGCGTGCGAAACTGCTCCTGCCACTCGCGCCGGTAGAAGGTACCGTCTACGATCCGGGTGACGTCGTCCGGGCCCTCGGCGACCCGTTCGTACAGTCGCTCGTAGGTGCGACTCGAGAAGTCGTCGGAGTGGAGCAGTCGCGTCGGCTCGTCGCGCGCCTCGAGCCGACGAGCGACGCGGGTCGCGACGGTCGTCTTGCCCGCACCGGGCGGCCCGCAGATAACGACGATCACGGCCTCGAGTAGGGGCCGGTCGGAGTAACGTGCTCGGATTCGTGCTGGACGGAGACGAAGGGTCGCGTTTCGGTGGGCTCAGTCCCAGTCGATCTCCTCGTCGCGGCTCGAGTCCCGGAGGATGAACGGTCCGATCGCGAGCGTCCGCTTCGCCATCGTTCCGATCCGCAGGACGAACGCGACCAGCAGGAGAAACGGAACCACGCCGATCGTCGCCGCCGTGGCGGTGATCCAGACGAGGGTATCGATCCCGAGCACCGTCCCGGCGACGGCGTCCGCGTCGAAAAAGAGCAGCATCGAAATCGCCACGACCAGCGCGGGGACCGAGACGTACATCATCGCCCGCGAGAGGTTGATCAGCTCCCACTGGAAGTACAGCGTCTTGAAGTGCTCGCGGGCGAGTCCGAACAGTTTCAGCGCCTGGAGCAACTCGTCGTGGGCCTCGCTGGCCTCGTCGTCGAAGGAGTCGGCGTGGGCGTTCCGGATCCGGCGAGCGCGGAAGATCTTCCAGGAGTAGTTGTAATCAAGCGCCGTCTTGACGACGTCGTAGGTGCCGAACTGGGCGTCGTCTAGGTCGTCGCGGATCGAACCGGCGTGGGTCGTGAGGTTGTCGACGAAGTCGTCGACCCGTTCTTGGAACTCCTCGTCGCGGCTGTCGGCGACGGCGTCGCGAAACTCGACCGCCCGGCTCTGGGAGGCGGCGATGATCGCCTGCATGAACGACGCCGGCTCCGGCGGGCTGATCGGCGCGTCGATCACGTCCTCGACGTCGTCGTGGAACTGGAGCGACCCGTCCAGGCGATCGCGCTGGTCGTTGACGGCTCCCAGTTCCTGGGAGAGCACGAGCTGATTGATCGTCAGGACGAGCGTGACGCCGGTGATGATGGCGGTCACGAGCGCCTGGAAGAGGAAGTGGACCGGCTCCTTCACGGCCATGAGCCCTCGCAGCGAGACGGGGCTCAGTTCGCTGACGAGCAGCAGGCCGACGAAGACGAACGCTACGAGGAGCGCGGTGACGAGCCACCGGTTCGCGTTGAGGAGGAACCACAGCTTCCACCCCGGATCTTTGCTCCGCTCGGCCATCGTGTCGTCGGGCTGCGAACCGTCGCTGCTCATCGGTCGTTGCGGTACGGTGTCGACCCGGAAATAGCCACGGCTGGCGGTCGCTCCCGGACGGTATCCGATCGGGACGGATCGGCGGCCCCGTTCTTCGGCTCCTCGTCCCGATTCCCGTTCTCGGGGTCGCGACCGACGATAGACTCGTCGGCGAGGATTCAGCGGATCAGTGATTCGCAAACGAAAACCCTTGTACGGGTGCTCTGGTAGAGTATCGCTGTATGACCGAGTCCGGTTGGAGCGACGAGACGGCTAACACCATCGAAGACCGCGTTCGCGGCGGTCGTCTGGCGGTGTGGTTCCTGGTTCGAGGGAACCGGCTGACCGTCGCCGGTGCGATGGTGGTGGTTGCGTACGCGATACTGATCGCCCTCGGCGAGTTCGGTCCGGGGTCCATCTCGAAACTCTTCGAACCCGATCCGGTCTTCGCGCTGTTCACGCCGATCATCATCGGCATCATCATGGGCGTCAGTCTGGTCCTGACGTTCAACCAGCTCGTACTCTCCCAGGAACTGGGACCCGTCGGCGACCAGCGCGAGCGGATGGGCGATGCGATGGACTTCCGCCGGGACGTCGAGGAGGCCGTCGGCAGAGAAACCAGCCCGCCGGAGCCGTCGACGTTTCTGCACGGTCTCGTCGAGAAGACCGGCGAGCACGCTACCGAGATCCTCGAGCGACTCGAAACCGAGTCCGACCTCGACGACGCCGCTCGATCGGACGTGACCGCGTACGCCGAAGGGATCCGCGACGACGCCCGGCGGGTCGCCGACGACCTCGAAGGAAAGCAGTTCGGAACGTTCGACGTCGTGTCGGCGGCCCTCGAGTACAACTACTCCTGGAAGATCTACACCGGACGGCGCGTTCGAAACCGCCACGCGGACGTCCTCTCGGAGGGGACCGTCGGGGCGATCAACAGACTGCTCGAGGACCTCGAGTTCTTCGGGCCGGCTCGCGAGCACTTCAAGACGCTGTACTTCCGCTGGGAGATCATCAACATCTCGCGGGCGCTAGTGCTCGTCTCCCTGCCCGCGCTGGCGGTCGCCGCCTACATGATCCTGGTCTTCGAGACGGGCGACGTCGCCGGTTCGGTCGCCGGAATCGACAGCGGGTTGCTCGTCGTCGGCCTCGCGTTCGCGATCGGCGTGACGCCGTTTTCGATCTTCCTCTCGTACATCCTCCGGATCGTCACCGTCGCGAAGTGGACGCTCGCGATCGGGCCGTTCATCCTGCGGGAGACCGACCGCGGCTCCGATATCGAGTGGGAGTAACGCGACCGTTACTCGTCGCCCTCGTCGTACGAGACGTCGAACGGTCCGGCTTCGGGATCCTTCTGCGGTAACATCGGACCGACCGAGGCCGTCCGCCGGGCTACGGTCGCGGTTCGGAGGATGTAGGCCGCGAGCAGCGCGAGAGGCGAGACGACGACGGCGACGAGCGCGCTAACGACGTAGGGCAAGAGCGCGACGCTGATGTTCGGCCCGCCGAAATCCGCGTAGATGAACCCGATGAGCATCGCCGAGATGATCGCCG contains:
- a CDS encoding DUF5802 family protein; its protein translation is MFEVFSRSYYLGRLYVTPTDGDRALMHDEQHERINEEVYTTGEGIERLDAPLVMKLESQHFPVHGDETVPTNTLALPQSMLENTDVRNPPSLREVLLARRERAEQLLAFAGGWEVPGPDLDGHPGAGT
- a CDS encoding DUF456 domain-containing protein; the protein is MGNRSDEVTETSERSPNSTDDLLSETEQLLSGSDPRTGEPSARSATEREPESTDPESSTSRSSRLPSLSSVLSLPSIPSPYRYFSPKAFLALVLVVGAGLLAGGMAIPFAGRIGGMFAVAFAAGLLASKRRYLEMTAAGASVGGIAALANYAVLAVAGPWQAVTAVGVSAGLIACVGGYYFGRDLRDGLVRDIE
- a CDS encoding metalloregulator ArsR/SmtB family transcription factor translates to MDSAALLDLLGNENRRRILRLLARKPCYVTEISEYLGVSPKAVIEHLRKLEEAGLIESRVDDQRRKYFHIARNLRLEVSLSPYGYASKSAYPANSSFDITTCRYLELDVSWDDTDELDELLATLEKLEQLENELSLAQRWVQRHVCDVLDRISETVGAGPESRIYADVLASVRTEPKSVAELSSDVEAPREVVAELLELLADEGMVRRTERGWELVSNEP
- a CDS encoding DUF1611 domain-containing protein; its protein translation is MQIAILAHEKFPGRAKTALGVLRYGDYDVEAVLDRDSAGSRVSEFVPDVQDAPIVDGMADVEADVDALLIGIAPIGGGFDESWRDDVRTALENGCDVISGLHYFLAEDEEFAELAAENDCELWDVRKPPEDLTVSQGIAGEVDAEIVLTVGTDCSVGKMTVSMELARAAQEAGYDAAVVPTGQTGIMIEGWGNPIDRVVSDFTAGAVEEMIVEKGDEHDYLFVEGQGSIVHPAYSAVTCGILHGSMADQLILCHEAGKKAIHEYESFELPSIQHYVDLYEDLAEPVSDATVTAGALNTSGLEDDEEARRAVEEYADSLDAPAADVIRFGTDELLEELLE
- the udk gene encoding uridine kinase, producing MSIPSFVIGIAGGTGAGKTTVSRTVAETVGEAVTRIPLDNYYEDLSHLDYEERAEANYDHPSAFEWELLREQLDALLMGQPIEMPRYDFEIHNRKDERVTVEPTDVIVLEGIFSLFDEQILEMLDLKVYVMTDADVRILRRIERDVVDRGRDLEGVIDQYLETVKPMHEQFVAPTKKNADVIIPEGANRMAVDLLVEKVEAELVPGDADGDAERAFPLDVGEDRPTRVELESANRSDD
- a CDS encoding dipeptide epimerase; amino-acid sequence: MTLETEFERRTLPLEFPFGISRGTSTEAEVVFVTIEDAEGAVGVGGAGPSAHYGETPETVAAVLPDLLAVVEEVGDPFQLERIERRMRETVRRNPAARCAVSIAVHDLVAKRLDEPLYRYWGLDPAETIETSYTIGLDDVETMREKTETALERGYGTLKVKLGTDRDVEIVRTIRSVAPDVRLFVDANEAWTPREAVEKIDRLAEFDLEFVEQPVSAEDPEGLRFVYERSPLPIAADESCITLEDIPRIADRCDIANLKLMKCGGLREAKRMIHAARAHGLEVMCGCMNESNASIAAACHLAPLIDYADLDGSLLLDEDPYAGVPMPDGEIDLAGLERTGTGAALE
- a CDS encoding Vms1/Ankzf1 family peptidyl-tRNA hydrolase; the encoded protein is MLDELLGRASLKERIDDLEEENERLRARYEAESERRADAVTARQDAEETQNRLEDRIAQLEGELERRDGDESGPSVRRRAKLRGARLAEVLDRLQSIRTGPEGALTACLDDEVPETVRDDLEDVLGDRFALLDDVAPCVCCADDAGLVSVALESPVRPALEPTWDDRFGLEREWFLPTGRYALALVRADLFALGTYEDDERVSYRGFESDVKGNHSKGGFSQARFERIRDDQIDDHLERCREALDERDADRLYVVGQRGVIDALVEDGSLEPEATAAVDATGDPKPALEDAHRSFWTTTLTVI
- the gatD gene encoding Glu-tRNA(Gln) amidotransferase subunit GatD, with translation MNPGDRVRVDRADRTYEGVLLPSSTDDQLVVKLEGGYNVGIDRDAADVEVLAEDVYEIDGSGTDDDGDSEVEFDEDLPTISLISTGGTIASTVDYRTGAVTAQFDAEDVLRAVPDLAGRANYRGRVVANILSENMEPPIWRDLAEAVRDEIENGADGVVVMHGTDTMQYSASALAFMLETPVPIVFTGSQRSADRPSSDNVMNAVCAVEAAKSDCAEVLVCMHASESDDACALHRGTRVRKNHTSRRDAFETIGAEPLGEVDYETENVEFRRDYQRRGETDLALEAGLEEDVELLKFTPGMNPAFLDVAEGSEGLVLEGTGLGHVHTDLIPRIEDLIDDGTTVVMTSQCLEGRVCDRVYDTGRDLLEAGVVEAGDTLPGTAKVKLMWALENAEHVPEAMETSLTGELQERSTPWE
- a CDS encoding ATP-binding protein — translated: MIVVICGPPGAGKTTVATRVARRLEARDEPTRLLHSDDFSSRTYERLYERVAEGPDDVTRIVDGTFYRREWQEQFRTLGDVRLVLVTASLETCLERNRSREESIDEQGVHVVYREFDEPDADLEIDTDEASAAEATARVVGALETR